From a region of the Syngnathus scovelli strain Florida chromosome 19, RoL_Ssco_1.2, whole genome shotgun sequence genome:
- the mindy1 gene encoding ubiquitin carboxyl-terminal hydrolase MINDY-1 isoform X1, whose protein sequence is MSASKTAADVDASTVESKVTSQPKSGGNDGPCVEREEGASDNGPTRNETEQDLPENGVTGPEAEAVRSLSVAMADNLEELQDSGDSPSFSVIGLSFSEGTTAATVGSREADDVFSSFLAAGAEGSSPSNELPCLKGDEQVAGGADAPADAPADALVAAPIDALADAPAEASYYLVKWITWKEKKTPIVTQSDNGPCPLLAIMNILFLRWKAKLPAHTEVVTTEDLMAHLGECVLSVTPREKTDGMRLNFQQNMGDAMAVLPKLSTGLDVNVRFTSVTDFEYTPECIVFDLLDIPLYHGWLVDPQSPEMVAAVGKLSYNQLVEKIIDCKHSADSAQVSEGLVAEHFLETTATQLSYHGLCELNAAAKEGEMCVFFRNNHFSTMMKHKGHLYLLVTDQGFLREEGLVWESLHNVEGDGNFCDSDFRLCHPPRKEAVVPPPPGGPPPPCDQRQQRQIDQVDYLVAVSLQQESGGGASGPLGDLELARQLQQEEYQRQQQQEGAQQAALQRSEARGQGAQPGGARRREKDADCVLL, encoded by the exons ATGTCCGCCTCAAAGACGGCGGCAGACGTGGATGCATCGACGGTGGAGTCAAAGGTCACCAGCCAGCCGAAGAGCGGCGGGAATGACGGCCCTTGCGTCGAGCGGGAGGAAGGGGCGTCTGACAACGGACCGACGCGCAACGAGACAGAGCAAGACCTGCCGGAGAATGGAGTCACAG GTCCCGAAGCGGAGGCGGTACGGAGTTTGTCTGTGGCGATGGCCGACAATTTGGAGGAGCTGCAAGATTCCGGCGACTCTCCATCCTTCTCCGTTATTGGTTTGAGTTTCTCGGAGGGGACGACGGCAGCCACGGTGGGGTCTCGGGAGGCGGACGACGTGTTTTCGTCGTTCTTGGCGGCAGGGGCGGAGGGAAGCTCCCCGAGCAATGAGCTGCCGTGTCTGAAGGGTGACGAGCAGGTGGCAG GGGGCGCCGACGCGCCCGCTGACGCTCCTGCCGACGCTCTTGTCGCTGCTCCTATCGACGCGCTCGCCGACGCTCCCGCCGAAGCCTCGTATTACCTGGTCAAGTGGATCAcctggaaggagaagaagacGCCCATCGTCACTCAGAGCGACAACGGACCCTGCCCCCTGCTGGCCATCATGAACATCCTCTTCCTTCGCTGGAAG GCAAAGCTCCCGGCTCACACTGAAGTTGTCACCACAGAGGACCTGATGGCTCACTTGG GTGAGTGTGTGCTGTCGGTTACACCCAGAGAAAAGACAGACGGGATGCGGCTCAACTTTCAACAG AACATGGGCGATGCCATGGCGGTGCTGCCCAAACTCTCGACGGGTCTGGACGTCAACGTTCGCTTCACCTCCGTCACTGACTTTGAGTATACACCAGAGTGCATCGTTTTTGACCTCCTTGACATCCCGCTCTACCATGGATGGCTGGTGGACCCCCAG AGTCCGGAGATGGTGGCTGCCGTTGGCAAGCTGAGCTACAACCAACTCGTGGAGAAGATCATCGACTGCAAACACTCGGCCGACAGCGCACAAGTCAGCGAAG GTCTGGTGGCTGAGCACTTCCTGGAGACAACAGCAACTCAGCTGTCCTATCACGGCCTGTGCGAGCTCAACGCCGCCGCCAAAGAGGGAGAAATGTGCGTCTTCTTCAGGAACAACCACTTCAGTACCATGATGAAACACAAG GGCCACTTGTACCTGCTGGTGACGGACCAGGGCTTCCTGCGCGAGGAGGGCCTTGTATGGGAGTCTCTGCACAACGTGGAAGGGGACGGGAACTTCTGCGACTCCGACTTCCGCTTGTGTCATCCTCCTCGGAAGGAGGCGGTGGTGCCCCCGCCCCCCGGTGGCCCCCCGCCGCCCTGCGACCAACGGCAGCAGCGCCAAATCGACCAGGTA GACTATCTGGTGGCGGTGTCGCTGCAGCAGGAGAGCGGCGGGGGGGCCTCGGGACCGCTCGGCGACCTGGAGCTGGCCCGGCAGTTGCAACAGGAAGAGTAccaacgacaacaacaacaagaaggAGCGCAGCAAGCGGCCTTGCAG
- the mindy1 gene encoding ubiquitin carboxyl-terminal hydrolase MINDY-1 isoform X2 gives MSASKTAADVDASTVESKVTSQPKSGGNDGPCVEREEGASDNGPTRNETEQDLPENGVTGPEAEAVRSLSVAMADNLEELQDSGDSPSFSVIGLSFSEGTTAATVGSREADDVFSSFLAAGAEGSSPSNELPCLKGDEQVAGGADAPADAPADALVAAPIDALADAPAEASYYLVKWITWKEKKTPIVTQSDNGPCPLLAIMNILFLRWKAKLPAHTEVVTTEDLMAHLGECVLSVTPREKTDGMRLNFQQNMGDAMAVLPKLSTGLDVNVRFTSVTDFEYTPECIVFDLLDIPLYHGWLVDPQSPEMVAAVGKLSYNQLVEKIIDCKHSADSAQVSEGLVAEHFLETTATQLSYHGLCELNAAAKEGEMCVFFRNNHFSTMMKHKGHLYLLVTDQGFLREEGLVWESLHNVEGDGNFCDSDFRLCHPPRKEAVVPPPPGGPPPPCDQRQQRQIDQDYLVAVSLQQESGGGASGPLGDLELARQLQQEEYQRQQQQEGAQQAALQRSEARGQGAQPGGARRREKDADCVLL, from the exons ATGTCCGCCTCAAAGACGGCGGCAGACGTGGATGCATCGACGGTGGAGTCAAAGGTCACCAGCCAGCCGAAGAGCGGCGGGAATGACGGCCCTTGCGTCGAGCGGGAGGAAGGGGCGTCTGACAACGGACCGACGCGCAACGAGACAGAGCAAGACCTGCCGGAGAATGGAGTCACAG GTCCCGAAGCGGAGGCGGTACGGAGTTTGTCTGTGGCGATGGCCGACAATTTGGAGGAGCTGCAAGATTCCGGCGACTCTCCATCCTTCTCCGTTATTGGTTTGAGTTTCTCGGAGGGGACGACGGCAGCCACGGTGGGGTCTCGGGAGGCGGACGACGTGTTTTCGTCGTTCTTGGCGGCAGGGGCGGAGGGAAGCTCCCCGAGCAATGAGCTGCCGTGTCTGAAGGGTGACGAGCAGGTGGCAG GGGGCGCCGACGCGCCCGCTGACGCTCCTGCCGACGCTCTTGTCGCTGCTCCTATCGACGCGCTCGCCGACGCTCCCGCCGAAGCCTCGTATTACCTGGTCAAGTGGATCAcctggaaggagaagaagacGCCCATCGTCACTCAGAGCGACAACGGACCCTGCCCCCTGCTGGCCATCATGAACATCCTCTTCCTTCGCTGGAAG GCAAAGCTCCCGGCTCACACTGAAGTTGTCACCACAGAGGACCTGATGGCTCACTTGG GTGAGTGTGTGCTGTCGGTTACACCCAGAGAAAAGACAGACGGGATGCGGCTCAACTTTCAACAG AACATGGGCGATGCCATGGCGGTGCTGCCCAAACTCTCGACGGGTCTGGACGTCAACGTTCGCTTCACCTCCGTCACTGACTTTGAGTATACACCAGAGTGCATCGTTTTTGACCTCCTTGACATCCCGCTCTACCATGGATGGCTGGTGGACCCCCAG AGTCCGGAGATGGTGGCTGCCGTTGGCAAGCTGAGCTACAACCAACTCGTGGAGAAGATCATCGACTGCAAACACTCGGCCGACAGCGCACAAGTCAGCGAAG GTCTGGTGGCTGAGCACTTCCTGGAGACAACAGCAACTCAGCTGTCCTATCACGGCCTGTGCGAGCTCAACGCCGCCGCCAAAGAGGGAGAAATGTGCGTCTTCTTCAGGAACAACCACTTCAGTACCATGATGAAACACAAG GGCCACTTGTACCTGCTGGTGACGGACCAGGGCTTCCTGCGCGAGGAGGGCCTTGTATGGGAGTCTCTGCACAACGTGGAAGGGGACGGGAACTTCTGCGACTCCGACTTCCGCTTGTGTCATCCTCCTCGGAAGGAGGCGGTGGTGCCCCCGCCCCCCGGTGGCCCCCCGCCGCCCTGCGACCAACGGCAGCAGCGCCAAATCGACCAG GACTATCTGGTGGCGGTGTCGCTGCAGCAGGAGAGCGGCGGGGGGGCCTCGGGACCGCTCGGCGACCTGGAGCTGGCCCGGCAGTTGCAACAGGAAGAGTAccaacgacaacaacaacaagaaggAGCGCAGCAAGCGGCCTTGCAG
- the mindy1 gene encoding ubiquitin carboxyl-terminal hydrolase MINDY-1 isoform X3 codes for MADNLEELQDSGDSPSFSVIGLSFSEGTTAATVGSREADDVFSSFLAAGAEGSSPSNELPCLKGDEQVAGGADAPADAPADALVAAPIDALADAPAEASYYLVKWITWKEKKTPIVTQSDNGPCPLLAIMNILFLRWKAKLPAHTEVVTTEDLMAHLGECVLSVTPREKTDGMRLNFQQNMGDAMAVLPKLSTGLDVNVRFTSVTDFEYTPECIVFDLLDIPLYHGWLVDPQSPEMVAAVGKLSYNQLVEKIIDCKHSADSAQVSEGLVAEHFLETTATQLSYHGLCELNAAAKEGEMCVFFRNNHFSTMMKHKGHLYLLVTDQGFLREEGLVWESLHNVEGDGNFCDSDFRLCHPPRKEAVVPPPPGGPPPPCDQRQQRQIDQVDYLVAVSLQQESGGGASGPLGDLELARQLQQEEYQRQQQQEGAQQAALQRSEARGQGAQPGGARRREKDADCVLL; via the exons ATGGCCGACAATTTGGAGGAGCTGCAAGATTCCGGCGACTCTCCATCCTTCTCCGTTATTGGTTTGAGTTTCTCGGAGGGGACGACGGCAGCCACGGTGGGGTCTCGGGAGGCGGACGACGTGTTTTCGTCGTTCTTGGCGGCAGGGGCGGAGGGAAGCTCCCCGAGCAATGAGCTGCCGTGTCTGAAGGGTGACGAGCAGGTGGCAG GGGGCGCCGACGCGCCCGCTGACGCTCCTGCCGACGCTCTTGTCGCTGCTCCTATCGACGCGCTCGCCGACGCTCCCGCCGAAGCCTCGTATTACCTGGTCAAGTGGATCAcctggaaggagaagaagacGCCCATCGTCACTCAGAGCGACAACGGACCCTGCCCCCTGCTGGCCATCATGAACATCCTCTTCCTTCGCTGGAAG GCAAAGCTCCCGGCTCACACTGAAGTTGTCACCACAGAGGACCTGATGGCTCACTTGG GTGAGTGTGTGCTGTCGGTTACACCCAGAGAAAAGACAGACGGGATGCGGCTCAACTTTCAACAG AACATGGGCGATGCCATGGCGGTGCTGCCCAAACTCTCGACGGGTCTGGACGTCAACGTTCGCTTCACCTCCGTCACTGACTTTGAGTATACACCAGAGTGCATCGTTTTTGACCTCCTTGACATCCCGCTCTACCATGGATGGCTGGTGGACCCCCAG AGTCCGGAGATGGTGGCTGCCGTTGGCAAGCTGAGCTACAACCAACTCGTGGAGAAGATCATCGACTGCAAACACTCGGCCGACAGCGCACAAGTCAGCGAAG GTCTGGTGGCTGAGCACTTCCTGGAGACAACAGCAACTCAGCTGTCCTATCACGGCCTGTGCGAGCTCAACGCCGCCGCCAAAGAGGGAGAAATGTGCGTCTTCTTCAGGAACAACCACTTCAGTACCATGATGAAACACAAG GGCCACTTGTACCTGCTGGTGACGGACCAGGGCTTCCTGCGCGAGGAGGGCCTTGTATGGGAGTCTCTGCACAACGTGGAAGGGGACGGGAACTTCTGCGACTCCGACTTCCGCTTGTGTCATCCTCCTCGGAAGGAGGCGGTGGTGCCCCCGCCCCCCGGTGGCCCCCCGCCGCCCTGCGACCAACGGCAGCAGCGCCAAATCGACCAGGTA GACTATCTGGTGGCGGTGTCGCTGCAGCAGGAGAGCGGCGGGGGGGCCTCGGGACCGCTCGGCGACCTGGAGCTGGCCCGGCAGTTGCAACAGGAAGAGTAccaacgacaacaacaacaagaaggAGCGCAGCAAGCGGCCTTGCAG